In the Armatimonas rosea genome, one interval contains:
- a CDS encoding XisH family protein translates to MARDVYHDPIRHALEADGWIITDDPLTLRFGEQNVFVDLGAEAPLGAEKGGRKIAVEVKSFLGKSAITELERALGQFAFYRFLLRRDHPNRLLYLGVSEDVYVALFDTADGRDLMADAQVRLVVVNIVKEEVVEWIEIA, encoded by the coding sequence ATGGCACGAGATGTTTATCATGATCCGATTCGTCATGCGCTAGAGGCGGATGGTTGGATAATTACGGATGATCCCCTGACGCTGCGTTTTGGTGAGCAGAATGTCTTTGTGGATTTAGGAGCAGAAGCGCCGCTGGGGGCAGAAAAAGGGGGGCGGAAGATTGCTGTTGAAGTCAAGAGCTTTCTGGGGAAATCTGCCATTACAGAGCTCGAGCGTGCGCTGGGGCAGTTTGCTTTCTATCGGTTTCTTCTGCGGCGGGATCACCCAAACAGACTGCTTTATCTGGGAGTCTCGGAGGATGTGTATGTAGCACTCTTCGACACTGCGGATGGGCGAGACTTAATGGCAGATGCTCAGGTACGTCTTGTGGTTGTCAACATTGTCAAGGAGGAGGTTGTCGAATGGATCGAGATCGCCTAG
- a CDS encoding XisI protein: MDRDRLALFRRTLHQIFEKYSQFKLSYADVETELVLDDERGHYELWQIGWQGPKRIHACILHVDIKDSKIWVQHDGIHEGITDELLEAGIEPQEIVLAFHSPAARKYLPFAVA; this comes from the coding sequence ATGGATCGAGATCGCCTAGCACTATTTCGGAGGACGCTCCATCAGATTTTTGAGAAGTACAGCCAGTTCAAGCTGTCGTATGCGGATGTGGAGACCGAGCTCGTTCTCGATGATGAGCGAGGACACTATGAGCTCTGGCAGATTGGCTGGCAAGGGCCAAAGCGCATCCATGCCTGTATTTTGCATGTGGATATTAAAGACAGCAAGATCTGGGTGCAACACGATGGCATCCATGAAGGCATCACTGATGAGCTGCTAGAAGCTGGAATAGAGCCCCAAGAGATTGTCCTTGCCTTCCATTCTCCTGCTGCCCGAAAGTACCTCCCCTTTGCGGTTGCCTAG
- a CDS encoding cyanophycinase, with the protein MIPSFADGIPGALILSGPGPAAPEAFLTFTRLAKPLEGKFVAVKDKLPDLRELAEATGVWWELKEPPKGKILDALKAALARGATLGGNTAFTQVALREGLLPDANAAIRYELPEGAALAVVGREIQLLGAVPVTIRLVATKFSPEERVTLAGRKRLADLTALRRWSRQRTEPVFPPKTLATPKVPSGTLVIIGGGGMPQGLTQRFVELAGGPEKAVIAVIPISMPDPLPPKDGMAEALRRAGAKEVVELRGRTPETVDSPEALALLKRATGVWFGGGRQWRFVDAYEGTKAEKLMHEVLKRGGVIGGSSAGASIQGEYMARGNPLGPEEIIAPGYERGLGFLPGMAIDQHFTQRNRFKDMELLIKTYPQLLGVGIDEATALIVQGSVAEITGRTRVNFYDAGKPGPESVASGKKYDLAARKVID; encoded by the coding sequence ATGATCCCAAGCTTCGCCGATGGTATCCCTGGCGCACTAATCCTCTCTGGCCCCGGCCCCGCCGCCCCGGAGGCATTTCTGACCTTCACGCGCCTCGCCAAGCCGCTGGAGGGCAAGTTTGTCGCGGTGAAAGACAAGCTCCCTGACCTTCGCGAGCTCGCCGAGGCCACGGGGGTCTGGTGGGAGCTGAAGGAGCCCCCCAAGGGGAAAATCCTCGATGCCCTGAAGGCCGCGCTGGCCCGTGGTGCCACTCTCGGAGGGAACACGGCGTTTACGCAAGTGGCACTCCGCGAGGGGCTCCTCCCCGATGCCAATGCTGCGATTCGCTACGAGCTCCCCGAGGGCGCGGCGCTGGCGGTTGTCGGGCGGGAGATACAGCTTCTCGGGGCCGTGCCCGTGACGATTCGCCTCGTTGCGACCAAGTTCAGCCCCGAGGAGCGGGTCACCCTCGCGGGTCGCAAGCGCCTCGCCGACCTCACCGCTCTGCGCCGCTGGAGCCGCCAGCGCACCGAGCCCGTCTTCCCTCCCAAGACACTCGCCACGCCGAAGGTGCCGTCGGGGACCCTGGTGATTATCGGTGGGGGCGGGATGCCGCAGGGGCTGACGCAGCGCTTTGTGGAGCTCGCCGGTGGGCCGGAGAAAGCCGTGATCGCGGTGATTCCCATCTCCATGCCCGACCCGCTCCCACCCAAAGACGGCATGGCCGAGGCGCTACGCCGCGCGGGAGCCAAGGAGGTGGTCGAGCTCCGCGGGCGCACCCCCGAGACCGTCGATAGCCCCGAGGCACTAGCCCTGCTCAAGCGCGCCACGGGAGTCTGGTTTGGCGGTGGGCGACAGTGGCGCTTTGTCGATGCCTACGAGGGCACCAAGGCGGAAAAACTCATGCACGAGGTCCTCAAGCGCGGCGGCGTGATCGGAGGCAGCAGCGCAGGCGCTTCCATCCAGGGCGAGTACATGGCCCGCGGCAATCCTCTCGGCCCCGAGGAGATTATCGCCCCCGGCTACGAGCGCGGCCTGGGCTTTCTCCCCGGCATGGCAATCGACCAGCACTTCACCCAGCGGAACCGCTTCAAGGACATGGAGCTCCTTATCAAGACCTATCCGCAGTTGTTAGGAGTTGGCATCGACGAAGCCACGGCGCTGATTGTCCAAGGCTCGGTCGCCGAGATCACCGGCCGCACCCGTGTGAACTTCTACGACGCGGGCAAACCCGGCCCCGAGTCGGTCGCCAGCGGCAAAAAGTATGACCTCGCAGCCCGGAAAGTTATCGACTAG
- a CDS encoding sulfatase family protein — protein sequence MEARPSILFVIADDASWSHFGAYGDPVAQTPNFDRVAKEGALFTHAFCASPSCTPSRGGILTGQHIWRLGEGANLWSFWPNTAPVYTDLLGEAGYTVGHTGKGWGPGDFTKHGRKNNPAGPQFASFDAFLKTVPDSAPFCFWFGSFNPHRTYEAGIGRKRGKKLESVVVPPYLPDTPEVRSDMLDYYSEIEDFDSELGRLLATLERTGRAQNTLVVVTSDNGFPFPHGKTNLYDAGTRMPLALRWPGRIKPGQKRLELVSHTDLAPTFLEAAGIKVPDSITGQSLLPLLTAGKKQKRDAVYFGRERHFVKARTGNLGYPARAVRTQDFLYIRNLAPERWPAGEPPLYSDIDQAGSLKGSPSKQAVVESTDPRFAAWATGKRPADELYDLKADPHQLTNLAASPKHAATLARLRAQLDETLQKTGDPRAAGNDDFDRYPSFSNAGKQP from the coding sequence ATGGAAGCGCGGCCCAGCATTTTATTTGTCATCGCCGATGATGCGTCGTGGAGCCACTTTGGTGCCTATGGGGACCCCGTGGCCCAGACCCCAAACTTCGACAGAGTGGCAAAGGAGGGGGCGCTCTTTACCCATGCGTTCTGCGCGTCGCCGTCGTGCACGCCCTCGCGCGGGGGGATTCTCACGGGGCAGCATATCTGGCGGCTTGGCGAGGGCGCCAATCTCTGGTCGTTCTGGCCCAACACCGCGCCGGTCTACACAGACTTGCTGGGCGAGGCAGGCTATACGGTCGGGCACACCGGTAAGGGCTGGGGACCGGGGGACTTTACCAAGCACGGACGTAAGAACAACCCTGCCGGGCCGCAGTTCGCCAGCTTCGATGCGTTTCTTAAGACCGTCCCCGACAGTGCCCCGTTTTGCTTCTGGTTTGGCAGCTTCAACCCGCACCGCACCTATGAAGCGGGAATTGGGCGCAAGCGCGGCAAGAAACTAGAGAGCGTTGTCGTTCCTCCCTATCTACCCGATACCCCCGAGGTGCGCTCGGATATGCTGGACTACTACAGCGAGATCGAGGACTTTGACAGTGAGCTGGGCCGGCTCTTGGCGACCCTGGAGCGCACGGGGCGGGCACAAAACACGCTTGTCGTGGTCACCAGCGACAACGGCTTCCCCTTTCCCCATGGCAAGACCAACCTCTACGATGCGGGCACCCGTATGCCGCTCGCCCTCCGCTGGCCGGGGCGCATCAAGCCCGGTCAAAAGCGCCTCGAGCTCGTCAGCCACACCGACCTCGCCCCGACATTCCTAGAGGCCGCCGGTATCAAGGTTCCCGATTCCATCACCGGCCAGAGCCTCCTGCCGCTACTCACAGCGGGGAAGAAGCAGAAGCGCGACGCGGTGTATTTTGGCCGGGAGCGGCACTTTGTGAAGGCGCGCACCGGGAACCTGGGCTATCCCGCACGCGCTGTCCGCACCCAAGACTTTCTCTACATCCGCAACCTCGCCCCTGAGCGCTGGCCCGCCGGTGAGCCGCCGCTCTACTCCGATATCGACCAAGCGGGCTCTCTCAAGGGCTCGCCCAGCAAGCAGGCCGTGGTGGAGAGCACCGACCCGCGCTTTGCCGCCTGGGCAACGGGCAAGCGCCCCGCCGACGAGCTCTACGACCTCAAGGCCGACCCGCACCAGCTCACCAACCTCGCGGCAAGTCCAAAGCACGCCGCAACCCTCGCCCGGCTCCGTGCCCAGCTCGACGAGACCCTCCAAAAAACCGGCGACCCACGCGCTGCCGGCAACGACGACTTCGACCGCTATCCCAGCTTCTCGAACGCAGGAAAACAACCATGA
- a CDS encoding GNAT family N-acetyltransferase → MTPALRVFRPDDLPRLQEITALTFGPVSIDRNMEERLGAFGPSGWEARKLAAIALDCELQPDGVFVAVDTSDRPIGYVTTRLQPASGIGWIPNLAVDPACQGQGIGRALLERALEFFRERGMEVAKIETLEQNPIGQHLYPSLGFEEVARQVHYARRL, encoded by the coding sequence ATGACTCCCGCTCTGCGCGTCTTCCGCCCCGACGATCTGCCGCGCTTGCAGGAGATCACGGCGCTGACCTTTGGGCCGGTCTCGATCGACCGTAACATGGAGGAGCGCCTCGGGGCGTTTGGGCCGTCGGGGTGGGAGGCGCGCAAGCTCGCGGCGATTGCGCTGGACTGTGAGCTTCAGCCCGACGGTGTCTTCGTGGCGGTGGATACGAGCGACCGGCCCATCGGCTATGTCACGACCCGACTCCAGCCCGCCAGCGGGATCGGGTGGATTCCGAATCTTGCGGTCGATCCCGCGTGCCAAGGTCAGGGAATCGGTCGGGCACTGCTGGAGCGGGCGCTGGAGTTCTTTCGGGAGCGTGGCATGGAGGTCGCCAAGATCGAGACCCTGGAGCAGAACCCCATCGGGCAGCACTTGTATCCCAGTCTCGGCTTCGAGGAAGTGGCGCGCCAGGTCCACTACGCCCGCAGACTCTAA
- a CDS encoding DUF1579 family protein — protein MKETMIGAWVGTNLLNLSWLPNPQYLSDATLTVARVAGGNFFEVAYTWSHEEIPHSGRMLISVNPGNSKAQVAWCDSWHQSVGLMLCDGTVDDTETLTVLGTYGAPPGPDWGWRITLGQPTDETLELVMVNIPPGGPDDLAVRATFTRAMSA, from the coding sequence ATGAAAGAGACCATGATCGGCGCGTGGGTGGGAACTAACCTCCTCAACCTTAGCTGGCTACCCAACCCGCAGTACCTCTCCGATGCCACCTTGACCGTGGCGCGAGTCGCGGGAGGGAACTTCTTTGAGGTGGCCTACACCTGGAGCCACGAGGAAATCCCCCACAGTGGCCGGATGCTCATCAGCGTGAATCCGGGCAATAGCAAGGCCCAGGTGGCCTGGTGCGACTCCTGGCACCAGAGTGTGGGGCTAATGCTCTGCGACGGCACCGTGGACGACACGGAGACGCTCACGGTCTTGGGGACCTACGGAGCGCCCCCCGGCCCGGACTGGGGCTGGCGCATCACGCTCGGCCAGCCCACCGACGAGACCCTGGAGCTGGTGATGGTCAATATCCCCCCCGGCGGCCCCGACGATCTGGCGGTGCGGGCGACATTTACCCGGGCTATGTCAGCTTAG
- the phnE gene encoding phosphonate ABC transporter, permease protein PhnE: protein MRAWRIVYTLAVVALVAWSLGGIRNSTPPNTKESGEILRQMLLTPKLSYLPDVLTGLRESIQIAALGTAIAAVLALPFGVLAARNLARLAALPFVGKLLLNAIRTFPEILLAIAFIKSVGPGPFAGVLAIAIHSIGMVGKLYAERIETVDKGALEALAATGASPLEVFRNGIIPEVLPDFLSFALYRFDLNVRSASVLGLVGAGGIGTLLQIQRLGGNWPEIGMIVIGIVATVLLVDFFSAKLRAKLT from the coding sequence ATGAGAGCCTGGCGCATTGTCTACACATTGGCAGTGGTGGCGCTGGTGGCCTGGTCCCTGGGAGGGATTCGGAACTCGACACCACCCAACACCAAGGAGTCCGGCGAGATCCTGCGCCAGATGCTCCTGACTCCCAAGCTAAGCTACCTCCCCGATGTGCTCACGGGCCTGCGGGAGAGCATCCAGATCGCGGCGTTAGGCACGGCCATCGCGGCGGTGCTGGCGCTTCCGTTTGGCGTGCTGGCGGCCCGCAACCTCGCGCGGCTGGCGGCGCTCCCGTTTGTGGGCAAGCTGCTCCTCAACGCGATCCGCACCTTCCCGGAGATCCTGCTGGCGATCGCCTTTATCAAGTCCGTGGGGCCGGGGCCGTTTGCGGGCGTGCTGGCGATCGCCATTCACTCGATTGGGATGGTGGGCAAGCTCTACGCAGAGCGTATCGAGACCGTGGACAAGGGCGCTCTGGAGGCCCTCGCCGCCACGGGAGCCTCGCCGCTGGAGGTCTTTCGCAACGGCATCATCCCCGAGGTTCTCCCGGACTTCCTCTCGTTTGCGCTCTACCGCTTCGACCTCAATGTCCGCTCCGCATCGGTGCTGGGCCTGGTGGGCGCCGGGGGAATCGGTACCCTCCTCCAGATCCAGCGCTTGGGCGGCAACTGGCCCGAGATCGGGATGATCGTCATCGGGATTGTCGCGACCGTCTTGCTGGTAGACTTCTTCAGCGCCAAGCTTCGCGCTAAGCTGACATAG
- the phnE gene encoding phosphonate ABC transporter, permease protein PhnE, translating to MSAPPAPKSGGAWKGWLAAAIVAGVLYWSALGTGFSGSELSKNLPAIGEFFRKLFPSEGKPWPTEMLPEITKRLIETLRIALAASLFGALLALPLPLIASRTLAGKALYTAGRAVLNLVRSVPDLVLATLLAASFGIGPMAGFLALLVFSFGVVGKLLCDSVETIDPGPMEAIAAAGGTRFQQAFCAVFPQVGPDYLAYTLYSFEINVRAASVLGVVGAGGIGMVLQSSLSLLQYTRVGLVILITFGVVFLIDSFSTWLRGRLV from the coding sequence ATGAGTGCCCCCCCGGCCCCCAAGAGTGGGGGAGCTTGGAAGGGCTGGCTGGCGGCGGCTATTGTCGCTGGGGTGCTCTACTGGAGCGCCCTGGGGACGGGCTTTAGCGGCTCGGAGCTAAGCAAGAACCTGCCCGCTATCGGGGAGTTCTTCCGCAAGCTCTTCCCTAGCGAGGGCAAGCCCTGGCCTACCGAGATGCTCCCGGAGATCACCAAGCGGCTGATCGAGACCCTGCGTATCGCGCTGGCGGCGAGCCTGTTTGGAGCGCTCCTGGCCCTCCCTCTTCCCCTGATCGCCTCACGGACCCTTGCAGGGAAGGCACTCTACACCGCAGGTCGGGCCGTGCTCAACCTCGTGCGCTCTGTCCCGGACCTCGTGCTGGCGACCTTGCTGGCGGCCTCGTTTGGGATCGGCCCAATGGCGGGCTTTCTGGCGCTCCTGGTCTTTAGCTTCGGGGTGGTGGGAAAGCTCCTCTGCGATAGCGTCGAGACCATCGACCCCGGCCCGATGGAGGCGATCGCAGCGGCAGGCGGCACACGGTTCCAGCAGGCGTTTTGCGCGGTCTTCCCGCAGGTGGGGCCGGACTACCTGGCCTACACGCTCTACTCGTTTGAGATCAATGTCCGTGCCGCGTCGGTGCTGGGCGTGGTAGGCGCGGGCGGGATCGGCATGGTCTTGCAGTCGTCGCTCTCTCTGCTCCAGTACACACGGGTCGGGCTGGTGATCTTGATTACCTTTGGGGTTGTCTTCCTGATCGACTCCTTCTCCACCTGGCTCCGCGGGAGGCTGGTATGA
- the phnC gene encoding phosphonate ABC transporter ATP-binding protein codes for MVAFRDVSVTYPNGHQALKSVSLSFVPGEFIAVVGLSGAGKSTLIRCINRLVTPTSGSLMVNGVELVGLDDAGLRRVRSRVGMIFQNYNLVRRKSVLKNVLDGRLAHLPTWKTLLGLYPKEDIALAKASLARVGISEKEGVRADQLSGGQQQRVAIARALSQQPTILLADEPVASLDPPTAHQVMRDLRDLAREENLLTLVNLHFIDMAQEYADRVIGLRAGELVYDGPARGMQEADFERIYNRKIRPDDLRGAGE; via the coding sequence ATCGTTGCCTTCCGCGATGTGAGCGTGACCTACCCCAACGGTCACCAAGCGCTCAAGAGTGTCTCGCTCTCGTTTGTCCCCGGTGAGTTTATCGCCGTGGTCGGGCTCTCGGGGGCGGGCAAGTCCACCCTGATCCGCTGCATCAACCGCCTGGTCACCCCAACATCGGGGAGCCTGATGGTCAATGGCGTGGAGCTGGTGGGGCTCGACGATGCCGGGCTGCGGCGGGTGCGCTCGCGGGTGGGGATGATCTTCCAGAACTACAATTTGGTGCGCCGCAAGTCGGTCTTGAAGAATGTTCTGGACGGCCGCCTGGCGCACCTGCCGACCTGGAAGACCCTGCTGGGGCTCTATCCCAAGGAAGATATCGCGCTGGCGAAGGCGTCGCTAGCCCGTGTGGGAATCTCCGAGAAAGAGGGGGTTCGCGCCGACCAGCTCTCGGGCGGCCAGCAGCAACGGGTGGCGATCGCCCGTGCGCTCTCCCAGCAGCCGACCATCCTCCTGGCCGATGAGCCGGTCGCCTCGCTCGACCCGCCCACGGCCCACCAAGTCATGCGGGACCTGCGCGATCTGGCACGCGAGGAGAACCTGCTTACTCTGGTCAACCTGCACTTTATCGACATGGCGCAGGAGTACGCGGACCGCGTGATCGGCCTGCGCGCCGGAGAGCTGGTCTACGATGGCCCTGCCCGTGGCATGCAAGAGGCGGACTTCGAGCGTATCTACAACCGCAAGATCCGCCCCGACGACCTCCGAGGCGCGGGCGAATGA
- a CDS encoding phosphate/phosphite/phosphonate ABC transporter substrate-binding protein, with amino-acid sequence MNPIRRRSLIFAAALTLTSIALAGCNPSSDAGKSGPSGTASAPTDKPTKLILGFVPSVEADKAVANAKPLADYLTKELGIPVESFVSTDYVGLIEAMASKKVDIGSLPTLGYVLAKDKSAADVILKTAREIPATKEVKTTYHSMFITRADSGIKSIEEAKGKRMAFVDPQSASGNLFPRYYLKKKNIDADSFFAQTTFAGGHDSAVRAVYNGQVDVAAVYDDARNKVEKTLPDVKTKVIKIGETDEIPNDTISVRAGLDPELVQKIKAAFLKYAESEEGKKTLKAIYEVEGFAEAKDGDYDVVRDVAKALNVPLDNYMPKPKAPAAAPAAPAGAPKK; translated from the coding sequence GTGAACCCAATCCGCCGTCGCTCACTTATCTTCGCCGCAGCACTTACTCTGACCAGCATCGCGCTTGCAGGTTGCAACCCGTCGTCGGACGCGGGAAAAAGCGGCCCCTCGGGCACCGCTTCCGCTCCCACCGACAAGCCCACCAAGCTGATTTTAGGCTTCGTTCCCTCGGTGGAGGCCGATAAAGCGGTCGCCAATGCCAAGCCTCTGGCCGATTATCTCACAAAAGAGCTCGGGATTCCCGTCGAGTCGTTTGTCTCCACGGACTATGTCGGGCTGATCGAGGCGATGGCGAGCAAGAAGGTCGATATCGGCTCCCTCCCGACTCTGGGCTATGTCCTGGCCAAAGACAAGAGCGCCGCCGATGTTATCCTCAAGACCGCCCGCGAGATTCCGGCGACCAAAGAGGTCAAGACAACCTACCACTCGATGTTCATCACCCGCGCCGACTCGGGGATCAAGAGTATCGAGGAGGCCAAGGGCAAGCGCATGGCCTTTGTCGATCCCCAGTCCGCCTCGGGGAACCTCTTTCCGCGCTACTACTTGAAGAAGAAAAATATCGACGCCGACAGCTTCTTTGCCCAGACCACGTTTGCCGGCGGCCACGATAGCGCGGTGCGTGCGGTCTACAACGGCCAGGTTGATGTGGCGGCGGTCTACGACGATGCGCGCAACAAAGTGGAGAAGACCCTCCCCGATGTCAAGACAAAAGTGATCAAGATCGGCGAGACCGACGAGATCCCCAACGACACGATCTCCGTGCGCGCCGGGCTCGATCCCGAGCTGGTCCAGAAGATCAAGGCCGCCTTCCTCAAGTACGCCGAGTCCGAAGAGGGCAAGAAGACCCTTAAGGCGATCTACGAGGTCGAGGGCTTTGCGGAGGCGAAAGACGGCGACTACGACGTGGTGCGGGATGTGGCCAAGGCGCTCAATGTCCCGCTCGACAACTACATGCCCAAGCCCAAAGCCCCCGCTGCCGCCCCTGCCGCTCCCGCGGGAGCACCGAAAAAGTAG
- a CDS encoding FhaA domain-containing protein: MDVLEKLNRRFTDAYEKLFKGQGDDELRPRDILRRAVLAMEDARREGLDGQSYVPNVYALTIAVEDDEERQLVRAFLDADELAQALAEKIGQHGYKTRGPLQVILDEVEAGEGVERVKIATRWEAGPLAATPAAPGEEPLVAAPEPTPKELGELGTVPAPRPHSPGETLAILTVQGSDGRTEELPLTASGLQIGRGKQAGNDLVLASDGMVSKKHARLAWEGGRFVLYDEGSTNGTYVGGERLTPGKGMPLADSDELLVGQTRLRLHVPQDSLTVPSPFAKPTAPPPLPGAGGAGPTYRLVSDTGEVFPLASRMLLGRALTDDIVLVGEGVSPQHARVTLREGMVRIEDLDSKAGTVVNGERIPANFPVALYPGDTIQLGGLQLRLQQGTGG, encoded by the coding sequence GTGGACGTACTGGAGAAACTCAATCGGCGCTTTACGGATGCCTACGAAAAGCTTTTCAAGGGCCAGGGGGACGACGAGCTACGGCCACGCGATATCTTGCGTCGGGCGGTGCTGGCGATGGAGGATGCCCGCCGTGAGGGGCTCGATGGTCAGAGCTATGTCCCCAATGTCTATGCCCTGACGATCGCGGTCGAGGACGACGAGGAGCGGCAGCTGGTCCGGGCCTTCCTCGATGCCGATGAGCTGGCTCAGGCGCTCGCCGAGAAGATCGGGCAGCACGGCTACAAGACACGCGGTCCCCTACAAGTGATCCTGGACGAGGTCGAGGCGGGCGAGGGAGTCGAGCGCGTGAAGATCGCCACCCGCTGGGAGGCGGGGCCGCTGGCCGCGACACCGGCCGCTCCCGGGGAGGAGCCGCTCGTGGCCGCCCCCGAGCCCACCCCCAAGGAGCTGGGCGAGCTGGGCACGGTCCCCGCGCCGCGCCCGCACAGCCCCGGCGAGACCCTGGCGATCCTGACGGTCCAGGGCAGCGATGGCCGCACCGAGGAGCTCCCGCTCACCGCGAGTGGGCTCCAGATCGGGCGGGGCAAGCAGGCGGGCAACGACCTGGTGCTCGCCAGCGATGGCATGGTCTCCAAGAAGCACGCACGACTTGCCTGGGAGGGCGGGCGCTTTGTCCTCTACGACGAAGGCAGCACCAATGGAACCTACGTGGGGGGCGAGCGTCTTACCCCGGGAAAAGGCATGCCCCTCGCCGATAGCGATGAGCTGCTCGTGGGGCAGACCCGCCTGCGCCTGCACGTCCCTCAGGACTCGCTGACGGTGCCCTCGCCCTTTGCCAAGCCCACTGCTCCGCCGCCGCTTCCGGGTGCCGGGGGAGCCGGGCCGACCTACCGCCTGGTCTCCGACACCGGGGAGGTATTTCCGCTGGCATCCCGAATGTTACTGGGGCGCGCCCTCACCGATGATATTGTCTTGGTGGGCGAGGGAGTCTCCCCACAGCACGCACGGGTGACCCTGCGCGAGGGGATGGTCCGTATCGAGGACCTGGACTCCAAGGCGGGGACCGTGGTCAATGGGGAGCGTATCCCGGCCAACTTCCCGGTGGCGCTCTACCCCGGCGACACGATCCAGCTCGGGGGGCTCCAGCTACGGCTCCAGCAAGGGACGGGCGGATGA
- a CDS encoding protein phosphatase 2C domain-containing protein, whose amino-acid sequence MSTLSIQLAADTHKGMRRSGNEDTFGVFAIPGYEAAFVVCDGMGGLQAGDIAANEAVRVIEATLKARLLPDSDPAQVLLAALRGANDAVNSLARPRSDDDEPTQGNEPAPSNALMGTTVVAGVVRAGTLWVAHAGDSRAYRFRSGRLERLTNDHSFVDEQVRAGNMTESEARVSRFRNMITRAIGIDAVLEPEVRQETLLPGDTILVCSDGLTTMLLDDEIAPLLAEPRGSLERQVQVLIDAANRKGGHDNITVLLVGAGGKGASEGDTAPLEKRGGGTRAPEGSRESRRRRKPAGPSTVVLMLAMLGGLAFLTLLLLALSPILRSQLAANLSGKPTTLSAPVLPDYRRLTYSDTPLRIVDSPLASRSQLALLPEGKVVFVRNSGEQVILAHPSGPEKVLVSDLKVPDKVQADMSSPDNEVYVATDPQGNIYISYAGRGVIKKLSPEGAELTRISKLDRPGALTIEPKSGDIYFIDATNHVQVLRAKLVASAKPSPK is encoded by the coding sequence ATGTCTACGCTTTCGATCCAACTGGCCGCCGATACCCACAAGGGAATGCGCCGCTCTGGCAATGAGGACACGTTTGGGGTGTTCGCGATCCCCGGCTACGAGGCCGCTTTTGTGGTCTGTGATGGGATGGGGGGGCTCCAGGCAGGCGATATCGCGGCCAACGAGGCGGTCCGGGTGATCGAGGCCACGCTCAAGGCACGCCTCCTGCCCGACTCCGACCCCGCCCAAGTGCTCCTCGCGGCCCTGCGCGGTGCCAACGATGCGGTCAACTCGCTGGCGCGCCCGCGGTCCGACGACGACGAGCCGACACAGGGCAACGAGCCCGCGCCCAGCAACGCTCTGATGGGGACGACGGTCGTGGCGGGTGTGGTGCGGGCGGGGACACTCTGGGTGGCGCACGCGGGCGACTCGCGGGCCTACCGCTTCCGCAGCGGGCGGCTGGAGCGCCTCACCAACGACCATAGCTTTGTCGATGAGCAGGTGCGCGCCGGCAACATGACCGAGTCCGAGGCGCGGGTCTCGCGGTTTCGCAACATGATCACCCGGGCCATTGGGATCGATGCGGTCCTAGAGCCCGAGGTGCGCCAGGAGACCCTCCTGCCCGGCGACACGATCCTGGTCTGTAGCGACGGCCTCACGACGATGCTCCTCGACGACGAGATCGCGCCCTTGCTGGCCGAGCCACGCGGGAGCCTGGAGCGCCAGGTGCAGGTCCTGATCGACGCGGCCAACCGCAAGGGCGGCCACGACAATATCACCGTGCTCCTGGTGGGCGCGGGGGGCAAGGGCGCAAGCGAGGGCGACACTGCGCCTCTGGAGAAGCGCGGCGGCGGAACCCGCGCCCCGGAAGGAAGCCGCGAGAGCCGTCGGCGACGCAAGCCCGCTGGCCCCTCGACGGTCGTGCTCATGCTGGCGATGCTCGGTGGGCTGGCATTTCTCACCCTGCTCCTGCTGGCGCTCTCCCCGATCCTGCGCAGCCAGCTCGCGGCCAACCTCAGCGGGAAGCCCACCACGCTCTCCGCCCCGGTCCTGCCCGACTACCGTCGTCTGACCTACAGCGACACCCCCCTGCGCATTGTCGATAGCCCGCTTGCCAGCCGGAGCCAGCTCGCGCTCCTCCCCGAGGGAAAAGTGGTCTTTGTCCGCAACTCCGGCGAGCAGGTGATCCTGGCGCACCCCAGCGGCCCCGAAAAGGTGCTCGTCAGTGACCTAAAGGTGCCCGATAAAGTCCAGGCAGACATGAGCTCGCCCGATAACGAGGTCTATGTCGCCACCGACCCCCAGGGAAATATCTACATCTCCTACGCCGGGCGTGGGGTGATCAAGAAGCTCAGCCCCGAGGGAGCCGAGCTGACCCGCATCTCCAAGCTGGACCGCCCCGGCGCACTCACGATCGAGCCCAAGAGCGGGGACATCTACTTTATCGATGCCACCAACCATGTCCAGGTGCTACGGGCCAAGCTTGTCGCCTCGGCAAAGCCCTCCCCCAAGTAA